From Aptenodytes patagonicus chromosome 1, bAptPat1.pri.cur, whole genome shotgun sequence, one genomic window encodes:
- the NDUFB4 gene encoding NADH dehydrogenase [ubiquinone] 1 beta subcomplex subunit 4: MAAGPPRTAAEAYRPNRFVSLPAELDPATYDASPEKRRAEAERLAIRARLKRQYQLQLNNPNPPAIIEDPALVRWAYARTQNVYPTFRPTPKTSFLGALFAIGPILFWIAVFKADRDRKEKLIQEGKYKRPFSLF; the protein is encoded by the exons atggcggcggggccGCCTCGGACCGCTGCCGAGGCGTACCGGCCCAACCGCTTCGTCTCGCTGCCGGCCGAGCTCGACCCCGCCACCTACGACGCCTCGCCGGAGAAGCGCCGTGCCGAAGCCGAGCGCTTGGCCATCCGCGCCCGGCTCAAGCGGCAGTACCAGCTGCAGCTCAACAACCCCAACCCACCGGCCATCATc GAAGATCCTGCCTTGGTTCGCTGGGCCTATGCTAGGACGCAGAACGTCTACCCTACTTTCCGCCCGACACCCAAGACGTCCTTTCTGGGAGCTCTTTTTGCGATAGGCCCTATTCTCTTCTGGATTGCTGTCTTCAAAGCTGACAGG GATCGTAAAGAGAAGCTTATCCAAGAAGGTAAATACAAGCGACCGTTCAGTCTATTTTAA